One window of the Dreissena polymorpha isolate Duluth1 chromosome 5, UMN_Dpol_1.0, whole genome shotgun sequence genome contains the following:
- the LOC127880628 gene encoding uncharacterized protein LOC127880628 isoform X1: MATSVDSVHKSSDSVKDYSCVGCVSKNIEKSADFFCETCFKCFCEKCFYHHDQVFVNHLTYGRRETNKWPLEKAIEDLLLKCDVHPDKKLKMFCQDHSQLCCSDCVLLNHRQCTNLAKISESVKKLSVDMQQLSNKIQSIIADLNKFKVVQEGSIQSIEGLYVEEFQRIRDQRKKLNAALDELENTTLKELDDIRTTLQTSLKKDVDNCSRLKDELQQLSEAVQGLCDKSIQDIEFIASRKCLDKIQESERYLKENPVKVQSSIVFKANIDIEQYLSQQSSLGRIVDSMQSLKLKMNQDQVLTVKRKCEYNVKISSDTSANCFIRGICSLPSGHIIVADSSNKKVKLLDKHYNVSSHCDMPSSPVDICQITASEVAVTLESAGVQFMSVSNGQLVNGRKLQLPHKAVGIAHHKEALYITDGFALYHYNLTGTLVKRLYEDSGGKSLRVKKCALSPAGDRIYVINLAQSKLITLTKDGSLISTFTDPELQFPWGVHVTPDGQVLCCAYNTVLQVDHEGKKKLATLASQRDGLCIPASVCYNSNIHQIIVGQWENNKIIVIEVQ; encoded by the exons ATGGCAACTTCTGTAGATTCAGTTCATAAAAGTTCAGATTCAGTGAAAGATTATTCTTGTGTTGGATGCGTAagtaaaaatatagaaaaaagtgctgattttttttgtgaaacatgTTTCAAGTGTTTTTGCGAAAAATGCTTTTATCATCATGATCAAGTATTTGTAAACCATTTGACATATGGAAGAAGAGAAACAAATAAATGGCCTCTTGAAAAGGCAATTGAGGATTTGCTACTGAAATGTGATGTCCACCCTGACAAAAAACTGAAAATGTTCTGCCaagaccacagtcagctgtgctgctctgattGTGTTTTACTGAATCACAG aCAGTGTACAAATTTGGCTAAAATTTCGGAATCAGTCAAAAAGCTGTCTGTGGATATGCAgcagttgtcaaacaaaattcAATCAATTATTGCTGATCTTAATAAGTTTAAGGTAGTTCAAGAGGGCAGCATTCAGTCCATTGAAGGATTATATGTTGAAGAATTTCAAAGAATCAGAGACCAGCGTAAGAAATTAAATGCTGCTCTTGATGAACTAGAAAATACAACTTTGAAAGAACTGGATGACATTAGGACCACACTGCAAACCTCTCTTAAGAAAGATGTTGACAACTGCAGCAGACTGAAGGATGAACTGCAACAACTAAGTGAAGCTGTACAGGGCCTTTGTGATAAGAGCATTCAAGACATAGAGTTCATAGCCAGCAGGAAATGTCTGGATAAGATACAAGAGTCTGAGAGATATCTGAAGGAGAACCCAGTGAAGGTTCAGAGTTCAATAGTATTCAAGGCAAACATTGACATTGAGCAGTACCTGTCTCAACAGTCAAGTCTTGGGAGGATTGTAGACAGTATGCAGTCTCTGAAACTTAAGATGAATCAAGACCAGGTTTTGACTGTTAAGAGGAAGTGCGAGTATAATGTGAAAATATCGAGTGACACAAGCGCCAATTGCTTTATCAGAGGCATTTGCAGCCTTCCTAGTGGTCATATCATTGTTGCAGATAGCTCTAATAAGAAAGTGAAACTGTTGGACAAGCATTACAATGTGTCCAGTCACTGTGATATGCCTAGTTCTCCAGTGGACATTTGCCAAATCACAGCAAGTGAGGTGGCTGTGACACTTGAAAGTGCTGGTGTGCAGTTTATGTCTGTAAGCAATGGGCAGCTGGTGAATGGAAGGAAGTTACAGTTACCACATAAGGCTGTTGGCATTGCCCACCATAAAGAAGCATTGTATATCACCGATGGCTTTGCACTCTACCACTACAACCTCACTGGGACACTTGTGAAAAGGCTTTATGAAGATTCAGGAGGTAAAAGTTTACGAg TGAAAAAATGTGCATTGAGTCCTGCCGGTGACAGGATCTATGTCATCAACCTAGCCCAGAGCAAGCTCATCACACTGACCAAAGATGGCAGCCTGATATCCACCTTCACCGATCCTGAACTACAATTTCCATGGGGTGTCCATGTCACTCCTGATGGACAAGTCCTTTGCTGTGCATACAATACTGTATTACAGGTGGATCATGAGGGTAAAAAGAAACTGGCAACTCTGGCTTCACAGAGAGATGGACTTTGCATTCCAGCGTCTGTCTGCTACAACAGCAACATTCACCAGATCATTGTGGGACAATgggaaaacaataaaattattgtcATTGAAGTGCAATAG
- the LOC127880628 gene encoding uncharacterized protein LOC127880628 isoform X2 — translation MATSVDSVHKSSDSVKDYSCVGCVSKNIEKSADFFCETCFKCFCEKCFYHHDQVFVNHLTYGRRETNKWPLEKAIEDLLLKCDVHPDKKLKMFCQDHSQLCCSDCVLLNHRQCTNLAKISESVKKLSVDMQQLSNKIQSIIADLNKFKVVQEGSIQSIEGLYVEEFQRIRDQRKKLNAALDELENTTLKELDDIRTTLQTSLKKDVDNCSRLKDELQQLSEAVQGLCDKSIQDIEFIASRKCLDKIQESERYLKENPVKVQSSIVFKANIDIEQYLSQQSSLGRIVDSMQSLKLKMNQDQVLTVKRKCEYNVKISSDTSANCFIRGICSLPSGHIIVADSSNKKVKLLDKHYNVSSHCDMPSSPVDICQITASEVAVTLESAGVQFMSVSNGQLVNGRKLQLPHKAVGIAHHKEALYITDGFALYHYNLTGTLVKRLYEDSGVKKCALSPAGDRIYVINLAQSKLITLTKDGSLISTFTDPELQFPWGVHVTPDGQVLCCAYNTVLQVDHEGKKKLATLASQRDGLCIPASVCYNSNIHQIIVGQWENNKIIVIEVQ, via the exons ATGGCAACTTCTGTAGATTCAGTTCATAAAAGTTCAGATTCAGTGAAAGATTATTCTTGTGTTGGATGCGTAagtaaaaatatagaaaaaagtgctgattttttttgtgaaacatgTTTCAAGTGTTTTTGCGAAAAATGCTTTTATCATCATGATCAAGTATTTGTAAACCATTTGACATATGGAAGAAGAGAAACAAATAAATGGCCTCTTGAAAAGGCAATTGAGGATTTGCTACTGAAATGTGATGTCCACCCTGACAAAAAACTGAAAATGTTCTGCCaagaccacagtcagctgtgctgctctgattGTGTTTTACTGAATCACAG aCAGTGTACAAATTTGGCTAAAATTTCGGAATCAGTCAAAAAGCTGTCTGTGGATATGCAgcagttgtcaaacaaaattcAATCAATTATTGCTGATCTTAATAAGTTTAAGGTAGTTCAAGAGGGCAGCATTCAGTCCATTGAAGGATTATATGTTGAAGAATTTCAAAGAATCAGAGACCAGCGTAAGAAATTAAATGCTGCTCTTGATGAACTAGAAAATACAACTTTGAAAGAACTGGATGACATTAGGACCACACTGCAAACCTCTCTTAAGAAAGATGTTGACAACTGCAGCAGACTGAAGGATGAACTGCAACAACTAAGTGAAGCTGTACAGGGCCTTTGTGATAAGAGCATTCAAGACATAGAGTTCATAGCCAGCAGGAAATGTCTGGATAAGATACAAGAGTCTGAGAGATATCTGAAGGAGAACCCAGTGAAGGTTCAGAGTTCAATAGTATTCAAGGCAAACATTGACATTGAGCAGTACCTGTCTCAACAGTCAAGTCTTGGGAGGATTGTAGACAGTATGCAGTCTCTGAAACTTAAGATGAATCAAGACCAGGTTTTGACTGTTAAGAGGAAGTGCGAGTATAATGTGAAAATATCGAGTGACACAAGCGCCAATTGCTTTATCAGAGGCATTTGCAGCCTTCCTAGTGGTCATATCATTGTTGCAGATAGCTCTAATAAGAAAGTGAAACTGTTGGACAAGCATTACAATGTGTCCAGTCACTGTGATATGCCTAGTTCTCCAGTGGACATTTGCCAAATCACAGCAAGTGAGGTGGCTGTGACACTTGAAAGTGCTGGTGTGCAGTTTATGTCTGTAAGCAATGGGCAGCTGGTGAATGGAAGGAAGTTACAGTTACCACATAAGGCTGTTGGCATTGCCCACCATAAAGAAGCATTGTATATCACCGATGGCTTTGCACTCTACCACTACAACCTCACTGGGACACTTGTGAAAAGGCTTTATGAAGATTCAGGAG TGAAAAAATGTGCATTGAGTCCTGCCGGTGACAGGATCTATGTCATCAACCTAGCCCAGAGCAAGCTCATCACACTGACCAAAGATGGCAGCCTGATATCCACCTTCACCGATCCTGAACTACAATTTCCATGGGGTGTCCATGTCACTCCTGATGGACAAGTCCTTTGCTGTGCATACAATACTGTATTACAGGTGGATCATGAGGGTAAAAAGAAACTGGCAACTCTGGCTTCACAGAGAGATGGACTTTGCATTCCAGCGTCTGTCTGCTACAACAGCAACATTCACCAGATCATTGTGGGACAATgggaaaacaataaaattattgtcATTGAAGTGCAATAG